The DNA sequence CGTCAAGCCCGCTGGTGCGGTTCAGCTCCACGGCGGCACGTTCCCCGGCCCCGTAAGGCAAAACCCCGACTAGTGGCCGCCAGCCACCAGAACGCCCGAAGCCGCAAGGCTGAGCACCAACACTTCAAGCACGGCAATAATCGTCATAATCCACTGCTTCTGGCGCACAAGACTGATCGCAAGCTGCACAAAGCAGATGATGGTGAGCGCCGCAAGAAAAGCGATACCAATGAAATTGCATATATCGCCCTTACCCACAAGGGCAAGCCAGCCCCAACCTTGAGGAATATTGCCCGCAGCACGGTAGGCGGCTGCGTTCTGCGTCCACAGGTGCGGCATCTGGTCCAGAGGGATCTGCGGCGTCAGTACGCCAAAAATATAGAGCGCGTAGGTAACTAGCATTGCCACAAAGCCCAGCAGCGCGCCGTAGAACAGGGTGTCTGCATAGCGCAGTTGCGCGGGGGAGGCCTTTATGTCGTTCTTCAGATCAGTGGTCATTGTTTTCTCCCTTCAGTTCAAGCGTATCCAGTTCGGATTACCAGCCGAGGCCCTTCATGAGGGCCTTGGCCCCAGAGAAGAAGAGCACGCCAATAACCATGTAGCGGATGAACTTGGGCTTGGCCTTGGCAAGCAGCCGCACACCCACCACAGAACCCAGCATGAGGCCGACGATGGAAGGAACGGCCATGAGCGGGATAACGCAGCCCTGGTTCAGATACACCCAGGCGGCAGACGTGTCGGTAATGGAAAGCAGGAATTTTGAGGTGCCCACGGCCACCTTGAGAGGCGCGCCCATGAGCAGGTTGAGCACAGGCACGTTGGCCCAGCCAGCGCCAAGGCCGAACATGCCAGCCATGATGCCGATGGCGATGAACAGCAGCAGGCCAGCCAGGGTGCGGTGAGTTTTCCACTCCACCACTTCACCAGTGCTGGGTTCAAGGAAAACGCCGTTCATGCCGAGCGCAAGGCCTATGGCATCCTGCTTGGTCACTACAGGGCGCACGGAATTTTTGGAAAGCAGCAGCAGCACGG is a window from the Desulfovibrio desulfuricans genome containing:
- a CDS encoding DUF1634 domain-containing protein, with product MTTDLKNDIKASPAQLRYADTLFYGALLGFVAMLVTYALYIFGVLTPQIPLDQMPHLWTQNAAAYRAAGNIPQGWGWLALVGKGDICNFIGIAFLAALTIICFVQLAISLVRQKQWIMTIIAVLEVLVLSLAASGVLVAGGH